A genomic stretch from Salvelinus alpinus chromosome 38, SLU_Salpinus.1, whole genome shotgun sequence includes:
- the LOC139566477 gene encoding cocaine- and amphetamine-regulated transcript protein-like codes for MASILLLFLAASCCAFLCLADDDTSLEFETRALEFPHKSQEEKDLIEALQEVLEKLKNKQMPLSEKKLSWLPSCDAGEKCAVRKGARVGTLCGCPRGTTCNFYVLKCL; via the exons ATGGCCAGCATTCTACTGCTTTTCCTCGCCGCCTCCTGCTGCGCATTTCTCTGTCTCGCTGACGACGACACCTCCTTGGAGTTTGAGACTCGCGCTCTAGAGTTTCCCCACAAATCACAAGAAGAGAAGGATCTG ATTGAAGCTTTACAAGAAGTTCTGGAGAAACTGAAGAACAAACAGATGCCGTTATCAGAAAAGAAGCTCAGCTGGCTGCCGTCG TGTGACGCGGGCGAGAAGTGCGCTGTTCGCAAAGGTGCGCGTGTCGGAACGCTGTGCGGGTGTCCGCGTGGGACGACCTGCAACTTCTATGTCCTCAAGTGTTTgtaa